A stretch of Physeter macrocephalus isolate SW-GA chromosome 8, ASM283717v5, whole genome shotgun sequence DNA encodes these proteins:
- the LOC102979494 gene encoding LOW QUALITY PROTEIN: myelin expression factor 2-like (The sequence of the model RefSeq protein was modified relative to this genomic sequence to represent the inferred CDS: inserted 5 bases in 4 codons), with amino-acid sequence MACGSQQRVGRRAVVIKAEEQSEDQAAKMLKSSLRRVKELLGEALLGIFCSCIAATLPYTVIPLANYEVIELSNTPGALQPATAATTVALRAPERRRWGRRPWRRDGRRDKPEVLRAAGDDSPHPQPAEPPGXKPHPPDQEKQPAQHSGSSNGVKMETDEXKEEKPELKEKSTGNKRANGFHPHSKDKNSGTGEKKGPNRNRVFISNIPYDMKWQAIKDLMREKEETLGQVTYVELFKDGEGKSRGGGVVEFKDEEFVKKTLETMNKYDLSGRPLNIKEDPDGENACRALQPTGGSFPGGHVPNMESGLMNLPPSILNNPNVPPTVISNLQAGRLGSTIFVANRDFKVGWSXKEVFSVAGTIKRADIKEDKDGKSRGMGTVTFEQAIEAVQAISMFNGQVLFDRTMHVKMDDKSVPHEDYRSHDSKTPQLPRGLGGTGMGLGPCGQPISASRLNIGGGMGNLGPSGMGMDGPGFGGMNRTGGGIGFGGLEAMNSMGGFGGVSQMGELYCGAMTSSMERDFGRGDIGINRGFGDSFGRLGGGMGGMNSVTGGMGMGLDQMSSRFDRMGPGIQAILERTLNMDRGFLSGPMGSGMRDRIGSKGSQIVVRNXHVMFAEIKMENGKSKGCGTVRSDSPGSAEKGCRIMNDIKITGREIDVRLDHNAKFETVVGTFLHLFC; translated from the exons ATGGCCTGTGGGTCTCAGCAGAGGGTTGGGAGGAGAGCAGTGGTGATTAAAGCTGAAGAGCAAAGTGAAGACCAAGCTGCAAAAATGCTGAAGAGCAGCTTAAGGAGGGTGAAG GAGCTCCTGGGAGAGGCCCTGCTGGGCATTTTCTGCAGCTGCATTGCAGCCACATTGCCTTACACTGTTATTCCACTGGCGAATTATGAGGTTATCGAGTTATCGAACACTCCGGGAGCCCTGCAG ccCGCCACTGCCGCCACTACTGTAGCGCTCAGGGCCCCTGAACGCAGGCGGTGGGGGCGGAGGCCGTGGCGGCGGGATGGCCGACGCGACAAGCCCGAGGTGCTTAGGGCCGCTGGTGACGACAGCCCTCATCCGCAGCCCGCGGAGCCGCCGGG AAAACCTCACCCGCCCGATCAGGAGAAGCAGCCGGCGCAGCACAGCGGCAGCTCCAATGGCGTTAAAATGGAGACTGATG TCAAAGAAGAGAAacctgaattaaaagaaaaatctacaggAAATAAGAGGGCCAATGGATTTCATCCTCATTCAAAAGACAAGAATTCAGGCACTGGAGAAAAGAAGGGTCCAAATCGTAACAGAGTTTTTATTAGCAACATCCCATATGACATGAAATGGCAAGCCATTAAAGATCTAATGAGAGAAAAAG AGGAAACGTTGGGTCAGGTTACATACGTGGAGCTCTTTAAGGACGGGGAAGGAAAATCAAGGGGTGGTGGTGTGGTTGAATTCAAAGATGAAGAATTTGTCAAGAAAACCCTAGAAACTATGAACAAATATGATCTTAGTGGAAGACCCTTGAATATCAAAGAGGATCCTGATGGAGAAAATGCTTGTAGGGCATTGCAACCAACAGGAGGCTCATTTCCAGGAGGACATGTACCCAACATGGAATCGGGATTGATGAATTTACCACCTTCCATTCTCAATAATCCAAACGTTCCGCCTACGGTTATCAGTAATTTGCAGGCTGGTAGACTTGGTTCCACAATTTTTGTTGCTAATCGTGACTTCAAAGTTGGTTGGA CAAAGGAAGTGTTCAGCGTAGCTGGAACTATAAAGCGGGCAGATattaaagaagacaaagatgGCAAGAGCAGAGGAATGGGCACAGTCACTTTTGAACAGGCAATTGAAGCAGTTCAAGCAATTTCTATGTTCAATGGGCAGGTTTTGTTTGATAGAACTATGCATGTGAAAATGGATGACAAGTCTGTCCCTCATGAAGACTACCGTTCACATGATAGTAAAACACCACAATTACCACGTGGTCTTGGAGGCACTGGAATGGGACTTGGTCCATGTGGACAGCCTATTAGTGCCAGCCGGTTGAACATAGGTGGTGGAATGGGAAATTTAGGTCCAAGTGGTATGGGAATGGATGGTCCGGGTTTTGGAGGAATGAATAGAACTGGAGGAGGAATTGGGTTTGGTGGTCTGGAAGCAATGAATAGTATGGGAGGATTTGGAGGAGTTAGTCAAATGGGAGAGCTATACTGTGGTGCGATGACTAGTAGCATGGAGAGAGATTTTGGACGTGGTGATATTGGAATAAATCGAGGCTTTGGAGATTCCTTTGGTAGACTTGGTGGTGGAATGGGTGGCATGAACAGTGTGACTGGAGGAATGGGGATGGGGCTAGATCAGATGAGTTCCAGATTTGATAGAATGGGACCAGGTATACAAGCTATCCTGGAAAGGACTCTCAATATGGATCGAGGATTTTTATCAGGTCCGATGGGAAGTGGAATGAGAGACAGAATAGGCTCCAAAGGCAGCCAGATAGTTGTCAGAA GTCACGTAAtgtttgcagaaataaaaatggagaatggAAAGTCAAAAGGCTGTGGAACAGTCAGATCTGACTCCCCAGGATCAGCTGAAAAAGGCTGCAGAATAATGAATGACATAAAAATCACTGGCAGAGAAATAGATGTTCGCTTGGATCATAATGCAAAATTTGAAACAGTGGTTGGAACATTCTTACATCTGTTTTGCTGA